The following proteins are co-located in the Clavibacter capsici genome:
- a CDS encoding peroxiredoxin-like family protein, which translates to MTDTTIQAQIAEFDRGFAEQIGPDLSAVFAAEQEALREGGVPAGAVSAGDALPAATLVDPDGAEVDLHASLGSGPAVVVLYRGAWCPYCNLTLRQYQAELLPALRERGATLVAVSPQTPEGSAQAVAGGGLDFAVLSDPSNAFVRALGLVTEPTAEARAAHAQLGFDVADSNADGTGDIPFPTVIVVDADRRVTFADVHVDYTTRTEVPEILAAVDALGAR; encoded by the coding sequence ATGACCGACACCACCATCCAGGCGCAGATCGCCGAGTTCGACCGCGGCTTCGCGGAGCAGATCGGGCCGGACCTGTCGGCCGTGTTCGCGGCCGAGCAGGAGGCCCTCCGCGAGGGCGGCGTGCCGGCCGGCGCGGTCTCCGCGGGTGACGCCCTGCCCGCCGCGACGCTCGTGGATCCCGACGGCGCGGAGGTCGACCTGCACGCGTCGCTCGGCTCGGGTCCGGCGGTGGTCGTGCTGTACCGCGGCGCCTGGTGCCCGTACTGCAACCTGACCCTGCGCCAGTACCAGGCCGAGCTGCTGCCCGCCCTGCGCGAGCGCGGCGCGACGCTTGTCGCCGTGAGCCCGCAGACGCCCGAGGGCAGCGCGCAGGCGGTCGCGGGCGGCGGCCTCGACTTCGCCGTGCTGTCGGATCCCTCCAACGCGTTCGTGCGCGCGCTCGGGCTCGTGACCGAGCCGACCGCCGAGGCCCGCGCGGCCCACGCCCAGCTCGGCTTCGACGTCGCCGACAGCAACGCCGACGGCACGGGCGACATCCCGTTCCCCACCGTGATCGTGGTGGACGCCGACCGCCGCGTCACCTTCGCGGACGTGCACGTCGACTACACGACGCGCACCGAGGTGCCGGAGATCCTCGCGGCGGTGGATGCGCTCGGCGCCCGCTAG
- a CDS encoding ABC1 kinase family protein, protein MTAATAGAVPGTDAEADAPGTRARYRRILRFAAWNLAVTWWYELFLPRVGLRRIADRTRTRRMKRFARRFRVLAVELGGLMIKVGQFMSSRLDVLPPEITAELEDLQDEVPAVPFPEIRALAERELGMPLAEAYAWVDETPVAAASLGQAHRAILGPVDAADTGLTGAVIKVQRPGIDDIVRVDLAALRRIGGWLTHVRLVSDRVDAPALVEEFAETSLEEIDYLHEARSSARFQEMFRADARVAVPEIVWERSTRRVLTLQDVTAIKITDHAGLLAAGIDPVDVAPVFAAVMFDQLFADGFFHADPHPGNVFVTPVTDGSVEQGWTLTFIDFGMMGEVPPSTRRGLRKMLIAAASRDGKGLVDAARDIGVLLPSADTTQLELAMTRLFARFGGLGFAELREVDPREFRAFAEEFQEVVRTLPFQLPDDFLLIIRAMSLTSGVCSALDPRFNLWDSVEPYAQRLIREERGNVVRDLGTRVSDTAGTIARLPGRLDALLTRIDEGALPISDPTLERRVGALERTLRRAISALVFGALLAGGVLLRPDDEALGTVLLVVSVVPLAQALLPGRRGR, encoded by the coding sequence GTGACCGCGGCCACGGCCGGCGCCGTGCCCGGGACGGATGCCGAGGCCGACGCCCCGGGGACGCGCGCCCGCTACCGCCGCATCCTCCGCTTCGCCGCCTGGAACCTCGCGGTCACGTGGTGGTACGAGCTCTTCCTCCCCCGCGTCGGCCTCCGGCGCATCGCCGACCGCACGCGCACCCGGCGCATGAAGCGGTTCGCCCGGCGCTTCCGCGTGCTCGCCGTCGAGCTCGGCGGCCTCATGATCAAGGTCGGGCAGTTCATGTCGTCGCGCCTCGACGTGCTGCCGCCCGAGATCACCGCGGAGCTGGAGGACCTGCAGGACGAGGTGCCCGCGGTCCCGTTCCCGGAGATCCGCGCCCTGGCCGAGCGCGAGCTCGGCATGCCGCTCGCCGAGGCCTACGCCTGGGTGGACGAGACGCCCGTCGCCGCCGCCTCGCTCGGCCAGGCGCACCGCGCGATCCTCGGCCCGGTCGACGCCGCCGACACCGGCCTCACCGGCGCCGTCATCAAGGTGCAGCGCCCCGGCATCGACGACATCGTCCGCGTCGACCTCGCCGCGCTCCGCCGCATCGGCGGCTGGCTCACGCACGTCCGCCTCGTGTCCGACCGCGTCGACGCCCCCGCCCTCGTCGAGGAGTTCGCCGAGACGAGCCTCGAGGAGATCGACTACCTGCACGAGGCACGCAGCTCCGCCCGCTTCCAGGAGATGTTCCGCGCGGACGCCCGCGTGGCCGTGCCGGAGATCGTGTGGGAGCGCAGCACCCGACGCGTGCTCACGCTCCAGGACGTCACGGCCATCAAGATCACCGACCACGCGGGTCTCCTCGCCGCCGGCATCGACCCGGTCGACGTCGCCCCGGTCTTCGCCGCCGTCATGTTCGACCAGCTCTTCGCGGACGGCTTCTTCCACGCGGATCCGCACCCCGGCAACGTCTTCGTCACGCCCGTGACGGACGGCTCCGTCGAGCAGGGCTGGACCCTCACCTTCATCGACTTCGGGATGATGGGCGAGGTGCCGCCGAGCACCCGGCGCGGCCTCCGCAAGATGCTCATCGCCGCGGCCTCGCGCGACGGCAAGGGACTCGTGGACGCGGCGCGGGACATCGGCGTGCTGCTCCCCTCCGCCGACACCACGCAGCTCGAGCTCGCCATGACGCGCCTGTTCGCCCGGTTCGGCGGCCTCGGGTTCGCCGAGCTCCGCGAGGTGGATCCGCGCGAGTTCCGCGCGTTCGCCGAGGAGTTCCAGGAGGTGGTGCGCACCCTGCCGTTCCAGCTGCCGGACGACTTCCTGCTCATCATCCGCGCCATGTCGCTCACCTCGGGCGTGTGCAGCGCGCTGGATCCCCGCTTCAACCTCTGGGACTCCGTCGAGCCGTACGCGCAGCGCCTCATCCGCGAGGAGCGCGGCAACGTCGTGCGCGACCTCGGCACGCGCGTGTCCGACACCGCCGGCACGATCGCCCGCCTGCCCGGCCGCCTCGACGCGCTGCTCACCCGCATCGACGAGGGGGCACTCCCCATCAGCGACCCGACGCTCGAGCGCCGCGTCGGCGCTCTCGAGCGCACCCTCCGCCGGGCGATCTCCGCCCTCGTCTTCGGCGCGCTGCTCGCCGGCGGCGTGCTCCTCCGTCCCGACGACGAGGCGCTCGGCACCGTGCTCCTCGTGGTCTCCGTCGTGCCGCTCGCGCAGGCGCTCCTCCCGGGCCGACGCGGCCGCTGA
- a CDS encoding UPF0182 family membrane protein — protein sequence MTSTSARPARRSRAPLAITAAIIAALVIAFFIFAGFYADVLWYDQLGYLGVLLTQWGAGIALFLVGFLAMAIPVFVSIQVAYRSRPVYAKLNSQLDRYQQVIEPLRRLAMFAIPAVFGLFAGVSASSGWQRTLLWLNRTPAGTTDPQFGLDVSFYMFELPFYHAVVGFASAVVIISMLGVLATSYLYGAVRFTGREVRISKSSRIQIAVTAAVYFLLQGVSIWLDQYSSVVNTANGGLFTGAAYSDVNAVIPGRSILAGIAAVVALFFIVTAVIGRWRLPIIGTAGLIVASILVGTAYPAVMQRFQVEPNERALESQYYARNIEATREAYGLADIEEIPYDATTDTTPGALREDAATTANIRILDPAVVGDAFSQLQQFRQYYQFGDNLDVDRYQIDGRVQDTVVAVRELSPANTGTSWVNQHLVYTHGYSLVAAYGTQRTSDGQPVFLESGIPASGDLGDFEPRVYFGENSPDYSIVGGPESGDKVELDYPSGTDGADETYTTFQGDGGPKVDNVFKRLIYALKFQSEQIFLANQINDQSQIIYDRDPAQRVGKVAPYLTIDKDPYPSVVDGRVVWIVDGYTTSDQYPYSQRQDMSTLIADSQQTQPLVPTDRINYIRNSVKATVDAYDGKVTLYAWDTDDPILKTWQKVFPSTLKPIADISGELMSHLRFPADMFKVQRAVLGKYHVTDPGSIYSNQDLWTTPNDPTATTDPGTSAKLQPPYYLTMQMPGQDAPRFSLYSTFIPPATQDTARSVLTGYLGVDSDAGSTAGEKAADYGKLRLLTLPNDDTIPAPTQIQNNFNSNTNVANQLNLLERGGRTSVVRGNLLTLPVGGGLLYVQPVYVRSTGDTSYPLLRKVLVAFGDKIAFEDTLDAALDSIFEGDSGATAGDEAVVGTTPADPAAVDGSGDGTTDGSTGSTPTPAPSASPAAPAQDVQAALAAAGQALQEREAAYKANDLVAAAQADQRLTEALNRAIELGAAQQ from the coding sequence CTCAACTCGCAGCTCGACCGCTACCAGCAGGTCATCGAGCCGCTCCGACGGCTCGCCATGTTCGCGATCCCCGCGGTCTTCGGCCTCTTCGCCGGCGTCTCGGCCTCCAGCGGCTGGCAGCGCACGCTGCTGTGGCTCAACCGCACGCCCGCCGGCACCACGGATCCGCAGTTCGGGCTCGACGTGTCCTTCTACATGTTCGAGCTGCCCTTCTACCACGCGGTCGTCGGCTTCGCCTCGGCCGTCGTCATCATCTCGATGCTCGGCGTGCTCGCCACCAGCTACCTCTACGGCGCGGTGCGCTTCACGGGTCGCGAGGTGCGCATCTCGAAGAGCTCGCGCATCCAGATCGCGGTCACGGCGGCGGTCTACTTCCTGCTCCAGGGCGTCAGCATCTGGCTCGACCAGTACTCGTCCGTGGTCAACACGGCCAACGGCGGCCTGTTCACCGGCGCCGCGTACTCCGACGTGAACGCGGTGATCCCCGGCCGGTCGATCCTCGCGGGCATCGCCGCGGTCGTGGCGCTGTTCTTCATCGTCACGGCGGTCATCGGCCGCTGGCGCCTGCCGATCATCGGCACCGCCGGCCTCATCGTCGCCAGCATCCTCGTCGGCACCGCCTACCCGGCCGTGATGCAGCGCTTCCAGGTGGAGCCGAACGAGCGCGCGCTCGAGTCGCAGTACTACGCGCGCAACATCGAGGCGACCCGCGAGGCCTACGGCCTGGCGGACATCGAGGAGATCCCCTACGACGCGACGACGGACACCACGCCGGGCGCGCTCCGCGAGGACGCCGCCACCACGGCCAACATCCGCATCCTCGACCCGGCGGTCGTGGGCGACGCGTTCAGCCAGCTGCAGCAGTTCCGGCAGTACTACCAGTTCGGCGACAACCTCGACGTCGACCGGTACCAGATCGACGGCCGCGTGCAGGACACGGTGGTCGCGGTCCGCGAGCTGAGCCCCGCCAACACGGGCACCTCGTGGGTCAACCAGCACCTCGTCTACACGCACGGCTACTCGCTCGTCGCGGCCTACGGCACGCAGCGCACCTCCGACGGGCAGCCCGTGTTCCTGGAGTCCGGCATCCCGGCCTCGGGCGACCTCGGCGACTTCGAGCCGCGCGTGTACTTCGGCGAGAACTCGCCCGACTACTCGATCGTCGGCGGCCCCGAGTCCGGCGACAAGGTCGAGCTCGACTACCCGTCGGGCACCGACGGCGCCGACGAGACGTACACGACGTTCCAGGGCGACGGCGGGCCGAAGGTCGACAACGTCTTCAAGCGGCTCATCTACGCGCTGAAGTTCCAGTCGGAGCAGATCTTCCTGGCCAACCAGATCAACGACCAGTCGCAGATCATCTACGACCGCGACCCGGCGCAGCGCGTCGGCAAGGTTGCGCCGTACCTCACCATCGACAAGGACCCGTACCCCAGCGTGGTCGACGGCCGCGTGGTGTGGATCGTCGACGGCTACACGACGAGCGACCAGTACCCGTACTCGCAGCGCCAGGACATGAGCACGCTCATCGCCGACTCGCAGCAGACGCAGCCGCTCGTGCCGACGGACCGGATCAACTACATCCGCAACTCGGTCAAGGCCACGGTCGACGCGTACGACGGCAAGGTCACGCTCTACGCGTGGGACACCGACGACCCGATCCTCAAGACCTGGCAGAAGGTGTTCCCCTCGACCCTCAAGCCGATCGCGGACATCTCCGGCGAGCTCATGAGCCACCTGCGCTTCCCGGCCGACATGTTCAAGGTGCAGCGGGCCGTCCTCGGCAAGTACCACGTGACGGACCCCGGCTCGATCTACTCGAACCAGGACCTCTGGACCACCCCGAACGACCCGACCGCCACCACGGACCCGGGCACGTCGGCGAAGCTCCAGCCGCCGTACTACCTGACCATGCAGATGCCCGGCCAGGACGCACCGCGGTTCTCGCTGTACTCGACCTTCATCCCGCCTGCCACGCAGGACACCGCGCGGAGCGTGCTCACGGGCTACCTCGGCGTGGACTCCGACGCGGGCAGCACCGCGGGGGAGAAGGCGGCGGACTACGGGAAGCTGCGCCTGCTGACGCTGCCGAACGACGACACCATCCCGGCGCCGACGCAGATCCAGAACAACTTCAACTCGAACACCAACGTGGCGAACCAGCTCAACCTGCTGGAGCGCGGCGGACGCACCTCGGTGGTGCGCGGCAACCTGCTGACCCTCCCGGTCGGCGGCGGCCTGCTGTACGTGCAGCCCGTGTACGTCCGCTCGACGGGCGACACGAGCTACCCGCTGCTGCGCAAGGTGCTCGTGGCGTTCGGCGACAAGATCGCGTTCGAGGACACGCTGGACGCGGCCCTCGACAGCATCTTCGAGGGCGACTCGGGTGCCACGGCGGGTGACGAGGCCGTCGTGGGCACGACGCCGGCCGACCCCGCCGCCGTGGACGGCTCGGGTGACGGGACGACGGACGGCAGCACGGGATCCACCCCGACGCCCGCGCCGAGCGCCTCGCCCGCCGCGCCCGCGCAGGACGTGCAGGCGGCCCTGGCGGCGGCCGGCCAGGCGCTGCAGGAGAGGGAGGCGGCCTACAAGGCCAACGACCTCGTCGCGGCGGCCCAGGCTGACCAGCGTCTCACCGAGGCGCTCAACCGCGCGATCGAGCTGGGGGCCGCCCAGCAGTAG